In Candidatus Rokuibacteriota bacterium, the DNA window GGTGTTAACGCCGTTCCCGTCCAAGAGTGGGTCGTGTGGGTTAGCAGACCAGTGCCACTGCACTGTGCAGAGCGCAGGCAGTACAAAGGCCCTCCGCCGGCCGACCCGAACCCGCGCCCGCGGCTGCCGGACCGGCCCCCCTCGGCGTCAGGCACCCTCCAGGAGCGTGGCCCGATGCTACCAGGGTCGTCTTGCCGGCGCCGCTCGGAC includes these proteins:
- a CDS encoding ATP-binding cassette domain-containing protein; this encodes MIHLVGVSKVYRVGPVRIPALADVSFRIDKGEFVVLAGPSGAGKTTLVASGHAPGGCLTPRGAGPAAAGAGSGRPAEGLCTACALHSAVALVC